In Burkholderia contaminans, the following proteins share a genomic window:
- a CDS encoding chromate transporter, producing the protein MTASQRYAALFGVFAPLSIATIGGGQAIIADIQRQVVNVHHWMTATQFVNDFAIARMAPGPGSLLATLIGWQVAGFWGAVIATLALFGPTAFLIYGVAHLWRRHKGARWQIALEAGLRPVAAGMILASVWVLLQTLDGGWTARAIAVASTLCVMYTRIHALLLIAIGALLLVGVHALGM; encoded by the coding sequence ATGACCGCATCGCAACGCTACGCCGCGCTGTTCGGTGTGTTCGCGCCGCTGTCGATCGCGACGATCGGCGGCGGACAGGCGATCATCGCCGACATCCAGCGGCAGGTCGTCAACGTACATCACTGGATGACCGCCACGCAATTCGTGAACGACTTCGCGATCGCGCGGATGGCGCCGGGCCCCGGCTCGCTGCTGGCGACGCTGATCGGCTGGCAGGTGGCCGGCTTCTGGGGCGCGGTGATCGCGACGCTCGCGCTGTTCGGCCCGACGGCGTTCCTGATCTACGGCGTCGCGCATCTTTGGCGGCGGCACAAGGGCGCGCGCTGGCAGATCGCGCTCGAGGCCGGCCTGCGCCCGGTTGCGGCCGGCATGATCCTCGCGTCGGTGTGGGTGCTGCTGCAGACGCTCGACGGCGGCTGGACCGCGCGCGCGATCGCGGTCGCGTCGACGCTGTGCGTGATGTACACGCGCATTCACGCGCTGCTGCTGATCGCGATCGGCGCGCTGTTGCTCGTCGGCGTGCACGCGCTCGGCATGTGA
- a CDS encoding chromate transporter, with protein MPPPSAATSPAPPAGDAPPPGVLALFIAFSQIGLTSFGGGLSGRMMRDFVYERRWLDEEAFLNGLALSQALPGVNVKNLAIWIGYRLAGWRGAVAGFTGIIAPPAVLIVLFGVAFSTLTRFPLTHVALAGAAAAAIGLSISMAITAVRRLPRRALPFAVMALTFVSVAVLHWPLVWTVLVGGTLSVALEYRRAAATPAGSDTR; from the coding sequence ATGCCCCCGCCCTCCGCCGCCACCTCACCTGCGCCGCCAGCAGGCGACGCACCGCCGCCCGGCGTCCTCGCGCTGTTCATCGCGTTCTCGCAGATCGGCCTGACCAGTTTCGGCGGCGGGCTCAGCGGGCGGATGATGCGCGACTTCGTCTACGAGCGGCGCTGGCTCGACGAGGAGGCGTTCCTCAATGGCCTCGCGCTGTCGCAGGCGCTGCCGGGCGTCAACGTGAAGAACCTCGCGATCTGGATCGGCTACCGGCTCGCCGGATGGCGCGGCGCCGTGGCCGGCTTCACCGGCATCATCGCGCCGCCCGCCGTGCTGATCGTGCTGTTCGGCGTCGCGTTCTCGACCCTCACGCGCTTTCCGCTCACGCATGTCGCGCTCGCCGGTGCGGCAGCCGCGGCGATCGGGCTGTCGATCTCGATGGCGATCACGGCGGTGCGCCGATTGCCGCGCCGCGCGCTGCCGTTCGCGGTGATGGCGCTCACCTTCGTGTCGGTGGCCGTGCTGCACTGGCCGCTCGTGTGGACCGTGCTGGTCGGCGGCACGCTGAGCGTCGCGCTCGAATATCGCCGCGCGGCCGCTACGCCGGCCGGGAGCGACACGCGATGA
- a CDS encoding DeoR/GlpR family DNA-binding transcription regulator — translation MLTTQRKKAILDALARDGQVLAVELSAQFGVSEDTVRRDLRELAAEGLLQRVHGGALPASPAVAPFAQRETLETAEKRRIARRAAEMIAPGQVAIVDGGTTSALLVSQLPADLRATIVTHSPSVAVALAAHPSIDVILIGGRLYKHSIVAVGAAAMEGIARIHADLYFMGVTGVHPVAGLSTGDFEEAAIKRALAERAAETVVLASQSKLRAASQFVIGELTLAHTVVVEKETDAALTKPIEAAGVTVVRA, via the coding sequence ATGCTGACGACTCAACGCAAGAAAGCGATCCTCGACGCACTCGCGCGTGACGGCCAGGTGCTGGCGGTCGAACTGAGCGCGCAATTCGGCGTGTCCGAAGATACCGTCCGCCGCGACTTGCGCGAGCTTGCGGCCGAAGGCCTGCTGCAGCGCGTGCATGGCGGTGCGCTGCCGGCATCGCCCGCCGTTGCGCCGTTCGCGCAGCGCGAGACGCTCGAAACGGCGGAGAAGCGGCGCATCGCGCGGCGGGCCGCGGAGATGATCGCGCCCGGACAGGTGGCGATCGTCGACGGTGGCACCACCTCGGCGCTGCTCGTCAGCCAGTTGCCGGCCGACCTGCGCGCGACGATCGTCACGCACAGCCCGAGTGTCGCGGTGGCGCTCGCCGCGCATCCGTCGATCGACGTGATCCTGATCGGCGGGCGGCTCTACAAGCATTCGATCGTGGCCGTCGGCGCGGCGGCGATGGAAGGCATCGCGCGCATCCACGCGGACCTGTACTTCATGGGCGTCACGGGCGTGCATCCGGTCGCGGGGCTCAGCACCGGCGATTTCGAGGAAGCGGCGATCAAGCGCGCGCTCGCCGAACGCGCGGCCGAGACGGTCGTGCTCGCGTCGCAGTCGAAGCTGCGCGCGGCGTCGCAGTTCGTGATCGGCGAGCTCACGCTGGCGCACACCGTGGTGGTCGAAAAGGAAACCGACGCCGCGCTGACGAAGCCGATCGAGGCGGCGGGGGTGACGGTCGTGCGCGCGTAG
- a CDS encoding NUDIX domain-containing protein translates to MAATRDRVRIVDTTVLSDDWYVLKKVTFDFLRRDGTWQRLSRETYDRGNGATILLRNAGTGDVLLTRQFRMPAFVNGHDGMLLEAAAGLLDDATPEARIRAEAEEETGYRVRGVRKVFEAFMSPGSVTEKLHFFVGEYDASLRTGDGGGVAEEGEDLEVVEMPLQAALDAIERGEIVDAKTIMLLQYVALRETSGARTA, encoded by the coding sequence ATGGCTGCAACGCGGGACCGTGTCCGCATCGTCGATACGACGGTGCTGTCCGATGACTGGTATGTGCTGAAGAAGGTGACGTTCGATTTCCTGCGCCGCGACGGAACGTGGCAGCGCCTGAGCCGCGAGACCTACGATCGCGGCAATGGCGCGACCATCCTGCTGCGCAACGCCGGGACGGGCGACGTGCTGCTGACGCGGCAGTTCCGGATGCCGGCATTCGTCAACGGGCACGATGGGATGCTGCTCGAGGCCGCTGCCGGCCTGCTCGACGACGCGACGCCCGAAGCCCGCATCCGCGCGGAGGCCGAGGAAGAGACCGGCTATCGCGTGCGCGGCGTGCGCAAGGTGTTCGAAGCATTCATGAGCCCGGGCTCGGTGACGGAGAAGCTGCATTTCTTCGTCGGCGAATACGATGCGTCGCTGCGCACCGGCGACGGCGGCGGCGTTGCGGAAGAGGGCGAGGATCTCGAGGTCGTCGAGATGCCGCTGCAGGCGGCGCTGGACGCAATCGAGCGCGGCGAAATCGTCGATGCGAAGACGATCATGTTGCTCCAGTACGTCGCGCTGCGGGAAACCTCCGGCGCGCGCACGGCATGA
- a CDS encoding NUDIX hydrolase → MTPLLVLVAGPYRSGTDGDPARIAANLHRLEEAALAVYRRGHVPMIGEWVSLPLAVAAGSRQVGDAISETFLYPAAHRLLRRCDAVLRIDGASRGADMDVGLARQLGKPVYFAADDIPVAQDDSER, encoded by the coding sequence ATGACGCCGCTGCTCGTGCTGGTCGCCGGCCCCTATCGCAGCGGCACGGACGGCGACCCCGCGCGCATCGCCGCGAACCTGCATCGCCTGGAGGAGGCGGCGCTTGCCGTGTATCGCCGCGGACACGTGCCGATGATCGGCGAATGGGTGTCGCTGCCGCTCGCCGTTGCGGCCGGGTCGCGACAGGTCGGCGACGCGATCAGCGAGACATTCCTGTATCCGGCCGCGCACCGGTTGCTGCGCCGCTGCGATGCCGTGCTGCGCATCGACGGTGCGTCGCGCGGGGCGGACATGGACGTCGGTCTTGCGCGGCAGCTCGGCAAGCCGGTGTACTTCGCGGCCGACGACATTCCGGTCGCGCAGGACGATTCGGAGCGCTGA
- a CDS encoding SIR2 family NAD-dependent protein deacylase, translating to MPLSDSAAATAAAAAAAAQLPADLVASAVAALARADALLVTAGAGMGVDSGLPDFRGTDGFWRAYPALRHERFEFHEIASPHAFRARAPIAWGFYGHRLALYRATQPHAGFSILRRWIDAMPNGGFVLTSNVDGQFQKAGFDPARIVEIHGSIHAMQCLRPCSDDTWEAAPFVPDVNEATCRLVGDMPRCPHCGGLARPNILMFGDTGWLGARYDAQERALEDWLARAGRVAVVEIGAGTAIPTVRLLSERLGADVIRINAREAHARRADVIGLKGGALATLRALDAAWQRA from the coding sequence ATGCCGCTTTCCGATTCCGCTGCCGCGACCGCTGCTGCTGCTGCTGCCGCCGCGCAGCTGCCTGCCGATCTCGTCGCTTCCGCCGTCGCCGCGCTCGCGCGTGCCGACGCCTTGCTCGTGACGGCCGGCGCCGGCATGGGCGTCGATTCCGGGCTGCCTGACTTTCGCGGCACGGACGGCTTCTGGCGCGCCTATCCGGCGCTGCGCCACGAGCGTTTCGAATTCCACGAGATCGCCTCGCCGCACGCATTCCGGGCACGCGCGCCGATCGCGTGGGGCTTCTACGGGCACCGTCTCGCGCTTTACCGCGCGACGCAGCCGCATGCGGGATTCTCGATCCTCCGCCGCTGGATCGACGCGATGCCGAACGGCGGCTTCGTGCTGACGAGCAACGTCGACGGCCAGTTCCAGAAAGCCGGCTTCGATCCGGCGCGGATCGTCGAGATCCACGGTTCGATCCATGCGATGCAGTGCCTGCGCCCGTGTTCGGACGACACGTGGGAAGCGGCGCCGTTCGTGCCGGACGTCAACGAAGCCACCTGCCGCCTCGTCGGCGACATGCCGCGCTGTCCGCACTGCGGCGGCCTCGCGCGGCCGAACATCCTGATGTTCGGCGACACCGGCTGGCTCGGGGCGCGCTACGACGCGCAGGAACGGGCGCTGGAAGACTGGCTCGCGCGGGCCGGGCGCGTTGCCGTGGTCGAGATCGGCGCGGGCACCGCGATCCCGACCGTGCGCCTGCTGAGCGAACGGCTCGGCGCCGACGTGATCCGCATCAACGCGCGCGAGGCGCATGCGCGCCGTGCGGACGTGATCGGCCTGAAGGGCGGCGCGCTGGCAACGCTGCGCGCGCTCGACGCAGCCTGGCAACGCGCGTGA